Proteins encoded within one genomic window of Coleofasciculus chthonoplastes PCC 7420:
- a CDS encoding potassium channel family protein — MPRGEVICDRMDCFSFPYVTKKLPATTLERIYFVGYTISTLGMGSYSPQGSVWQIATAIASVNGFFLVTLAIAYLLPVVSAATEQRQLAVYISSLGGTADEILVRAWNGKDFGQFDQHLIALTPMLAQQGERHLTYPILHYFHSIERSRSIKLSLVALDEALTILDYGIKPSHQPDPAALGAARRASAAYLKTLKSAYLKPASENPPLPSLERLRRQGIPTVSDRQFWDATKHVTKRRRLLLALIHNDGWVWDAIGSSQTTNRATPLDDQTTIDKVILH, encoded by the coding sequence TTGCCTCGTGGTGAGGTAATCTGCGATCGCATGGACTGTTTTAGTTTCCCTTATGTCACAAAAAAATTGCCCGCCACTACGTTAGAAAGAATTTATTTTGTCGGTTATACTATCTCAACCCTAGGGATGGGGAGTTATAGTCCTCAAGGTTCAGTTTGGCAAATTGCCACAGCAATTGCTTCTGTGAATGGGTTCTTTTTAGTTACCTTGGCAATCGCCTATCTCTTACCTGTGGTTTCAGCCGCGACTGAGCAACGCCAACTGGCGGTTTATATTTCCTCTCTCGGTGGTACGGCTGACGAAATTCTTGTCAGAGCCTGGAATGGCAAAGATTTTGGGCAGTTTGACCAGCATTTAATTGCTTTGACACCAATGCTTGCCCAACAGGGAGAACGCCATCTAACTTACCCAATTCTTCATTATTTCCACAGCATTGAACGGTCTCGCTCGATCAAGCTGAGTTTAGTGGCTCTTGATGAAGCGCTAACCATCTTGGACTATGGCATTAAACCATCACATCAACCTGATCCGGCGGCGCTAGGTGCAGCACGCCGAGCAAGTGCAGCTTATTTGAAAACACTCAAATCCGCTTACTTAAAACCCGCCTCGGAAAACCCACCGCTTCCATCCCTGGAACGACTCAGGCGACAAGGGATTCCCACAGTGAGCGATCGCCAATTTTGGGACGCCACCAAACACGTCACCAAACGCCGACGGCTGCTATTAGCGCTGATTCACAATGACGGCTGGGTTTGGGATGCGATCGGCTCCAGCCAAACCACCAATCGGGCTACCCCCTTAGATGACCAGACGACGATTGACAAAGTAATATTGCATTGA